A window of the Anoplopoma fimbria isolate UVic2021 breed Golden Eagle Sablefish chromosome 17, Afim_UVic_2022, whole genome shotgun sequence genome harbors these coding sequences:
- the atxn7l2a gene encoding ataxin-7-like protein 2a, with protein MMAVRERAVKVMAALDRRVPSLDDFAGQSWTAWAERAGVTAAEGPDGDECSKNGKKAAEAMSLSKEDMSIFGLYPGHDDFYLVVCSHCGQVVKPQAFEKHCERRHGPLAKLYARLRSPTPAPQPQQRPHHGHSPSHGTNAASASSWEGRGQAVGQPRATPPSPSTPPQYRHSKNSKDGVRHSPLEKSSHSGHTESPVFKQPPPLEPPMSSPPPSLRDPPWPHGGTPPGKPSPSDRSPTQSQRKDSPLAPAVPSHRIPRPYNKVASKRECDLDKHCGVLDPDRKKVCTRLLTCNIHSIHQRRKVMGRSKNFDQLVAELKTKVREKGAQSLDGGSSAGRSPSPEAPREQAGAPHCRRPLASLPAFSRTTAVSENNIEEDNQRQEDGSLRAPSPLVHGRISSDESEAEGPEEPVEFPSSATHPRPLAVCSFGSHTLGHGIYTFDRRLHHLRSALSSMLEQHISAHLWKKIPQATDLHSPPSSAKTITSSSPSSSLHSKVRTGSHISSSFKPASSSSSRSPGRAPAAIQSENSGGSGSSIGGGHMDSPGKPVALRQVGAGRLKNPVGRPSKQMLKLREEAATAAAVRKRKAPSQEGEHSGPDRNCIILQDRGRPPSAGSSSSSSSSKPPISSPLPHGQTNGTLSPSSKPRPQPSPSESHSPAAKAVWTYRRTHTPLGHSSSPDPSSATNNSHSRGGVGDSGLHGQGSGRGFEHQGLVKKRKGGGMEEHSPSSKPSAHRLPSSSSSSATSSSPRSNFYPWKDSKSGGLAGGVEKKLGTQKPKLHH; from the exons ATGATGGCGGTGCGTGAACGCGCAGTAAAAGTAATGGCTGCTCTGGATCGGCGGGTGCCTAGCCTCGATGATTTCGCGGGTCAAAGCTGGACTGCCTGGGCCGAGCGGGCCGGTGTGACAGCGGCGGAGG GGCCCGATGGGGATGAGTGCAGCAAGAATGGCAAAAAGGCTGCAGAGGCCATGTCACTCAGTAAGGAGG ACATGTCCATCTTTGGCCTGTACCCCGGCCATGATGACTTCTACCTGGTGGTGTGCAGCCATTGTGGCCAAGTAGTGAAGCCACAGGCGTTCGAAAAGCACTGTGAGCGACGACATGGCCCTCTGGCCAAGCTGTACGCCCGACTGCGCTCTCCCACCCCCGCACCACAGCCCCAGCAGAGGCCCCACCACGGCCATTCCCCTTCCCATGGGACCAATGCTGCTTCCGCTTCATCCTGGGAAGGTCGCGGCCAGGCGGTCGGGCAGCCACGGGCAACCCCACCTTCGCCTTCCACTCCACCCCAGTACAGACACTCCAAGAACTCCAAGGATGGAGTACG ACATTCCCCGCTGGAGAAGTCCTCCCACAGCGGCCACACAGAGTCGCCAGTATTCAAGCAGCCGCCGCCTCTGGAGCCTCCAATGAGCTCGCCACCGCCATCACTCAGAGATCCCCCCTGGCCGCACGGAGGAACCCCGCCTGGTAAGCCTTCGCCCAGTGACCGGTCCCCCACCCAGAGCCAGAGAAAGGACTCCCCTCTGGCCCCTGCAGTGCCAAGTCACCGGATCCCCAGACCCTACAACAAAGTGGCCTCCA agAGGGAGTGTGACTTGGACAAACACTGCGGCGTCCTTGACCCTGACAGGAAGAAGGTCTGCACTCGCCTCCTGACATGCAAT ATCCACTCCATCCACCAGCGAAGGAAAGTTATGGGCCGCAGCAAAAACTTTGATCAGCTAGTGGCGGAACTGAAGACCAAGGTCCGTGAGAAAGGGGCCCAATCCCTGGATGGAGGCTCCTCCGCTGGACGATCCCCCAGCCCGGAGGCCCCCAGGGAGCAGGCTGGGGCTCCACACTGCAGGAGAcctctggccagcctccctGCTTTCAG cCGGACTACTGCTGTGTCAGAAAACAACATAGAGGAGGATAATCAGCGTCAGGAGGATGGAAGCCTCCGAGCCCCCTCACCTCTCGTCCATGGACGTATCTCCAGTGATGAGAGCGAGGCAGAAGGACCCGAGGAGCCCGTTGAGTTCCCATCTTCTGCCACACATCCCAGACCACTAGCG GTATGTTCGTTTGGCAGCCACACACTGGGTCACGGCATCTACACGTTCGACAGGAGACTTCATCACCTGAGGTCGGCCCTCAGCAGCATGCTGGAGCAGCACATCAGCGCTCATCTTTGGAA gAAAATACCTCAAGCCACAGACCTTCATTCTCCACCTTCCTCAGCCAAGACCATCACTTCGTCGTCTCCCTCCTCGTCATTACATTCTAAGGTCCGCACAGGAAGTcacatcagctcctccttcaAACCTgcatcctcctcttccagtcGTAGTCCAGGGAGAGCCCCGGCAGCCATACAGTCCGAGAACTCGGGGGGCAGCGGAAGCAGCATCGGCGGTGGCCACATGGATTCTCCGGGTAAGCCCGTGGCGTTGCGTCAAGTGGGTGCCGGGCGACTCAAGAACCCTGTGGGGCGTCCCAGCAAGCAGATGTTGAAGCTGCGAGAGGAGGCCGCTACAGCCGCTGCCGTCCGCAAACGGAAAGCCCCGTCCCAGGAAGGGGAGCACTCAGGCCCCGACAGGAACTGCATAATCCTCCAGGACCGGGGCCGCCCACCTTCAGCtggctcttcctcttcctcatcttcttctaAACCCCccatttcctcccctctcccacACGGACAGACCAATGGCACGCTTTCCCCCAGCAGCAAACCCCGCCCCCAGCCCTCCCCTTCAGAGTCCCATTCACCTGCCGCCAAGGCGGTCTGGACCTACAGACGGACACACACTCCTCTGGGCCATTCATCATCCCCAGACCCCTCCTCTGCCACAAACAACTCCCACAGCAGGGGCGGCGTGGGGGACTCAGGACTGCACGGGCAGGGCAGCGGGAGGGGCTTTGAGCACCAGGGGCTTGTGAAGAAACGCAAGGGGGGCGGCATGGAGGAGCATTCGCCGTCCTCCAAACCCTCAGCGCACCGcctgccctcctcctcttccagctcagccacctcctcctccccacgcTCTAACTTTTACCCCTGGAAGGACAGCAAAAGCGGGGGGCTGGCTGGGGGCGTGGAGAAGAAACTGGGCACACAGAAG CCAAAACTGCACCATTGA
- the LOC129105492 gene encoding probable transmembrane reductase CYB561D1: protein MPSDVEYSPVGEGLGMRDYWLYVWLRRAAVIAAHVTGLGLSLIISLLSRPGTSLFSWHPVCMSVAYCLCMTEGILLFSAEGSPFCFKSRKCKVRLHWFCQALVLIAAATGLGFMLASKNVSELPHLVTWHSWLGVSTLAATVIQAACGICMIFPKLLRLSSSPLRLKMYHATCGLVVYLLATVTVVSAMFSDWFQATVKGVAWWGFLLLPLFPALVVMNQITNAYLPRKKITS from the exons ATGCCGTCTGACGTGGAGTACAGCCCGGTGGGAGAGGGGCTGGGGATGCGGGACTACTGGCTGTATGTGTGGCTGCGGAGGGCGGCGGTGATAGCGGCTCACGTCACCGGCCTGGGCCTGAGCCTCATCATCTCCCTGCTGTCCAGACCCGGAACCA GTCTGTTTTCCTGGCATCCAGTGTGCATGTCTGTTGCA TACTGCCTGTGTATGACTGAAGGCATCCTCCTCTTCTCGGCCGAAGGATCCCCCTTTTGCTTCAAATCAAGGAAGTGTAAGGTCCGTCTCCACTGGTTCTGTCAGGCACTGGTCCTGATAGCTGCGGCCACTGGCCTGGGCTTCATGTTGGCCAGCAAGAACGTGTCAGAGCTCCCCCACCTGGTCACCTGGCACAGTTGGTTGGGTGTCAGCACCTTGGCTGCCACTGTGATCCAAGCAGCTTGCGGTATCTGCATGATCTTCCCTAAGCTGCTGCGTCTGTCCTCCTCCCCGCTGAGGCTGAAGATGTACCACGCCACCTGCGGCCTCGTGGTTTACCTGCTGGCCACGGTGACCGTGGTGTCGGCCATGTTCTCAGACTGGTTCCAGGCCACGGTGAAAGGGGTGGCCTGGTGGGGCTTCCTCCTGCTGCCCCTCTTCCCTGCTCTGGTGGTGATGAACCAGATCACTAATGCCTACCTTCCCCGCAAGAAGATCACCAGCTAG